A stretch of Paenibacillus mucilaginosus 3016 DNA encodes these proteins:
- a CDS encoding MetQ/NlpA family ABC transporter substrate-binding protein yields the protein MKKPLTLALSLVMAFSLAACGTKPAEQAAPAPSNGAAPAKEVTLKVGATAVPHAEILNSVKDKLKAEGVNLEVKEFTDYVQPNVQVFEKQLDANFFQHTPYLDDQNKAKGMNLVKVTGVHIEPFGAYSQKIKKADELQDGATVAIPNDPSNSGRALALLEKNGLIKLKDGAGISGTVKDIVENKKNLKIKELEAAMLPRVLPEVDLALINTNYALEAKLNPTKDALFIEDSNSPYVNNLVSRPDNKDSEAMQKLAKALNSPEVRKFIEDKYQGAVVPAFK from the coding sequence ATGAAAAAACCGTTAACACTCGCACTGTCCCTGGTTATGGCCTTCTCGCTCGCGGCATGCGGCACCAAGCCGGCAGAACAGGCGGCACCGGCTCCATCGAACGGCGCAGCACCTGCCAAGGAAGTGACGCTGAAGGTCGGCGCTACCGCTGTTCCTCACGCCGAGATCCTGAACAGCGTCAAAGACAAGCTCAAGGCTGAAGGCGTGAACCTCGAAGTGAAGGAGTTCACGGACTATGTGCAGCCGAACGTACAGGTATTCGAGAAGCAGCTCGACGCGAACTTCTTCCAGCACACGCCGTACCTGGACGACCAGAACAAAGCCAAGGGCATGAACCTGGTGAAAGTTACCGGCGTCCACATCGAGCCGTTCGGTGCGTACTCCCAGAAAATCAAGAAAGCCGACGAGCTGCAGGACGGCGCTACCGTAGCCATCCCGAACGACCCTTCGAACTCCGGCCGCGCCCTGGCGCTGCTAGAGAAGAACGGCCTGATCAAGCTCAAGGACGGCGCAGGCATCTCCGGTACCGTGAAGGACATCGTTGAGAACAAGAAAAACCTCAAGATCAAGGAACTCGAAGCCGCCATGCTGCCTCGCGTTCTGCCTGAAGTCGACCTGGCCCTGATCAACACGAACTACGCTCTCGAAGCGAAGCTCAACCCGACGAAGGACGCCCTGTTCATTGAGGACAGCAACTCTCCTTACGTGAACAACCTCGTATCCCGTCCGGACAACAAGGACTCCGAAGCGATGCAGAAGCTCGCCAAGGCCCTGAACTCCCCGGAAGTCCGCAAGTTCATCGAAGACAAGTACCAAGGCGCTGTTGTTCCAGCGTTCAAGTAA
- a CDS encoding methionine ABC transporter permease, with protein MAEFLKDIVWEDISLATYDTLTMLGLSTLFTVVIGLPLGILLFLTSRGQLLQQNALYALLSFVVNVLRSVPFIILMILVIPLTRVIVGTSIGVPGSIPPLVIASAPFFARLVETALREVDRGVIEAAQSMGATSGQIVTRVLLPEARPGLIAAITITAVTLVSYTAMSGVVGGGGLGDLAIRYGYQRFNTPVMVVTVVILLVLVQILQSLGDRLVRRFQRK; from the coding sequence ATGGCTGAGTTCTTGAAAGACATCGTCTGGGAGGATATCTCCCTTGCCACCTATGATACCTTGACGATGCTGGGGCTGTCGACGCTCTTCACCGTAGTGATCGGCCTCCCGCTCGGCATCCTGCTCTTCCTGACCTCCCGGGGCCAGCTGCTGCAGCAGAACGCGCTCTATGCCCTGCTGTCCTTCGTGGTCAACGTGCTGCGGTCCGTGCCGTTCATCATCCTGATGATTCTCGTCATCCCGCTGACCCGGGTGATCGTCGGCACGTCGATCGGCGTACCGGGATCGATTCCTCCGCTCGTCATCGCCTCCGCGCCGTTCTTTGCGCGTCTGGTGGAGACGGCCCTGCGGGAGGTCGACCGCGGCGTGATCGAAGCCGCCCAGTCCATGGGCGCCACCTCCGGGCAGATCGTCACCCGCGTGCTGCTGCCTGAAGCCCGTCCGGGCCTGATCGCGGCGATCACGATCACCGCCGTCACGCTCGTCTCCTACACGGCCATGTCCGGCGTAGTCGGCGGCGGCGGTCTCGGAGACCTCGCCATCCGTTACGGCTACCAGCGCTTCAACACGCCGGTCATGGTAGTCACCGTCGTCATTTTGCTCGTGTTGGTTCAAATCCTACAGTCGCTCGGCGACCGGCTCGTCCGGAGATTTCAGCGCAAGTAA
- a CDS encoding methionine ABC transporter ATP-binding protein: MIQLQGVSKQYTSGRGTVTALQKIDLTVNKGEIFGIIGHSGAGKSTLIRTINLLEKPTGGTVIIDGVEMTKLSSRRLQEERRSIGMIFQHFHLLSSSTVADNIAFPLRLSKRPEAEIKQRVQELVGLVGLSGHEHKYPSQLSGGQKQRVGIARALATNPKVLLCDEATSALDPQTTNSILSLLLDINRKLQITIVLITHEMHVIRTICDRVAVIDGGHIVEMGPVTDVFLKPQHPTTRDFVAQLAEDPETTLAETGAEASGRIRIRVTFLGEQTYEPVLFETMRETNVPFVILQGTVSRLKDTPYGQLLLELRVNTAEAEAAIAALRRRGLDVEVIQHG; the protein is encoded by the coding sequence ATGATTCAACTGCAAGGCGTATCCAAACAATATACAAGCGGGCGCGGAACGGTAACGGCGCTGCAGAAGATCGATCTGACCGTCAACAAAGGCGAGATCTTCGGCATCATCGGACACTCCGGTGCGGGCAAGAGTACCTTGATCCGCACGATCAACCTGCTTGAGAAACCGACCGGCGGCACGGTCATCATCGACGGCGTCGAGATGACGAAGCTGAGCAGCCGCCGCCTGCAGGAAGAACGCCGGTCCATTGGCATGATCTTCCAGCACTTTCATCTGCTGTCGTCGAGCACCGTGGCGGACAATATCGCCTTCCCGCTGCGTCTGTCCAAACGGCCTGAAGCCGAGATCAAGCAGCGCGTGCAGGAGCTCGTCGGACTTGTGGGCCTGAGCGGCCACGAGCACAAGTATCCGTCGCAGCTCTCCGGAGGCCAGAAGCAGCGTGTCGGCATCGCCCGCGCCCTGGCGACGAACCCGAAGGTGCTGCTCTGCGACGAAGCTACATCCGCGCTTGACCCGCAGACGACGAACTCGATTCTCTCGCTGCTGCTCGACATCAACCGGAAGCTGCAGATCACGATCGTGCTGATCACACACGAAATGCACGTGATCCGGACGATCTGCGACCGGGTCGCGGTCATCGATGGGGGCCACATCGTGGAGATGGGTCCCGTTACCGATGTGTTCCTGAAGCCGCAGCATCCGACCACACGTGATTTCGTAGCCCAGCTTGCGGAGGATCCCGAGACGACGCTCGCCGAGACCGGCGCTGAAGCCAGCGGCCGGATCCGCATCCGTGTGACCTTCCTCGGCGAGCAGACGTACGAGCCGGTGCTCTTCGAAACGATGCGTGAGACCAACGTGCCCTTCGTCATTCTGCAGGGCACCGTATCCCGCCTGAAAGATACGCCTTACGGCCAGCTCCTGCTCGAGCTGCGTGTGAACACAGCCGAGGCGGAAGCGGCGATCGCCGCTCTCCGCAGACGCGGACTTGATGTGGAGGTGATTCAGCATGGCTGA
- the rbsK gene encoding ribokinase, whose translation MKRPRIAVVGSLNMDLVVSMPRMPQVGETVHGTDIHYIPGGKGANQAVGCARLGAEVSMIGAVGSDHFGREMLERLQEEGIDLGGVHTAEGPTGTAAIFHTAEDNCIAVVPGANAYCTPELVERHRERIESADVLLVQLEVPLDTVHRALEIARQAGVRTVLNPAPAKVLPAPLLSLADILTPNETEFALLSGEQDTSEEVLRRVMIAWQQDYGHTVILTRGRLGSSWLDEGERLRTEPALPVETVDTTGAGDAFNAALCFGLASGWDLQQAADFACRAASVSVTRFGAQAGMPRLEEVPER comes from the coding sequence ATGAAACGTCCACGAATTGCCGTAGTCGGGAGCTTGAACATGGATCTGGTCGTATCCATGCCGCGGATGCCGCAGGTGGGGGAGACCGTCCATGGTACGGATATCCACTATATCCCGGGAGGCAAGGGAGCGAACCAGGCGGTCGGCTGCGCCCGTCTCGGCGCGGAGGTATCGATGATCGGAGCGGTGGGGAGCGATCATTTTGGCCGGGAGATGCTGGAGCGGCTGCAGGAGGAGGGCATCGACCTCGGCGGTGTCCATACGGCCGAGGGGCCTACGGGAACCGCAGCGATCTTCCACACCGCGGAGGATAACTGCATCGCCGTCGTCCCGGGGGCGAACGCCTATTGCACGCCGGAGCTCGTTGAACGGCACAGGGAGCGGATCGAGTCGGCCGACGTGCTGCTGGTCCAGCTGGAGGTGCCGCTGGATACCGTGCACCGGGCCCTGGAGATCGCCCGCCAGGCCGGCGTGCGCACCGTGCTCAACCCGGCTCCGGCCAAGGTGCTGCCGGCTCCGCTATTGTCGCTGGCCGACATCCTGACGCCGAATGAGACCGAATTCGCCCTGCTCAGCGGGGAGCAGGATACCTCGGAAGAGGTGCTGCGCCGGGTTATGATCGCCTGGCAGCAGGATTACGGCCATACGGTGATCCTGACGCGAGGACGGCTGGGCAGCTCCTGGCTGGATGAGGGAGAGCGCCTGCGCACCGAGCCGGCCCTGCCCGTCGAGACGGTGGATACGACCGGAGCAGGCGATGCCTTCAATGCAGCGCTGTGCTTCGGCCTGGCTTCCGGCTGGGACCTGCAGCAGGCCGCCGATTTTGCCTGCCGGGCCGCATCGGTATCCGTCACCCGCTTCGGCGCCCAGGCCGGCATGCCCCGCCTGGAGGAAGTGCCGGAGCGGTAG
- a CDS encoding TIR domain-containing protein yields the protein MTVYDTNRVYTLYLSHTWNDRGTGGELLRMLQSVDSFRFRPASLDRQTSEAADDRILYEAIRGKIRYADVILILCGVYAEYNRWVNKELILAKNELNKPVIGVQPFPAEKPPFIVKQHADRIVQLHPLDIIKAVMELGQG from the coding sequence ATGACCGTCTACGATACGAACCGGGTCTATACCCTCTATCTCAGCCATACCTGGAATGATCGCGGCACCGGCGGGGAACTGCTCCGCATGCTTCAATCCGTCGACAGCTTCCGCTTCCGCCCGGCCTCCCTCGACCGGCAGACCAGCGAAGCTGCCGACGACCGGATCCTCTACGAAGCCATCCGGGGCAAAATCCGGTATGCCGACGTCATCCTCATTCTCTGCGGGGTCTACGCCGAATACAACCGGTGGGTCAACAAGGAGCTGATCCTCGCCAAGAATGAGCTGAACAAACCGGTCATCGGAGTCCAGCCCTTCCCGGCCGAGAAGCCCCCGTTCATCGTGAAGCAGCATGCCGACCGGATCGTCCAGCTTCATCCGCTGGATATCATCAAGGCTGTGATGGAGCTGGGGCAGGGTTAA
- a CDS encoding TetR family transcriptional regulator gives MSAALELFAEQGFETTTVPMIADKAVVGAGTIYRYFTNKEALGNALFQDCVRQFSEAIQRGYPAEGNAREQFRHIFCRMVEFAKEQERAFYLLETHRHARYLSEESHELFREMMDFLRAYFRAGREQGTIRSMPSDALIAIVYGAFAALYKAIRAGKIQETPDLIDSVEQACWDAVRVHPHG, from the coding sequence ATGAGCGCAGCCCTTGAATTATTCGCCGAGCAGGGCTTCGAAACGACGACCGTACCCATGATTGCCGATAAGGCCGTTGTGGGGGCAGGCACCATATACCGCTATTTTACGAACAAGGAAGCCCTGGGCAACGCCTTGTTCCAGGATTGCGTCCGGCAGTTCTCAGAGGCAATCCAGCGGGGGTATCCGGCAGAGGGGAACGCGAGGGAGCAGTTCCGGCATATATTCTGCCGTATGGTGGAGTTTGCCAAGGAGCAGGAGCGGGCCTTCTATCTGCTCGAGACACACAGGCATGCGCGTTATTTAAGTGAGGAGAGTCACGAGCTGTTCCGGGAGATGATGGATTTTCTCCGGGCTTATTTCCGGGCGGGCCGGGAGCAGGGGACGATCCGTTCCATGCCGTCCGATGCGCTGATTGCCATCGTCTATGGCGCCTTCGCCGCATTGTATAAAGCGATCCGGGCAGGTAAGATCCAGGAAACCCCCGATCTCATCGACAGCGTCGAGCAGGCCTGCTGGGATGCAGTTCGCGTACATCCCCATGGATAG
- a CDS encoding Gfo/Idh/MocA family protein — MIRFGIIGTNWITETLIEAALRTGRVTFTAVYSRTEEKGREFADKFGIPHVYTDLETFGESAEFDAVYIASPNSLHAKYAVQLMNYGKHVLCEKPLASHAREVREMIDAAKSNNVLLMEAVKSTLMPSFRAVQEHLHKIGPVRRYTASYGQYSSRYDAYKQGTVLNAFKPEFSNGSLMDLGVYCIYPMVVLFGRPQRVQAEAFMLESGVDGEGSLLLKYEGMDAVIMHSKIANSYLPAEIQGELGTIVIDRINEPGRVEIRYKDGRVEDLTQPTEHPSMYYEVLEFAALLEAGATESAVNSHGSSLAAMQVMEEARKQIGLVFPADSES, encoded by the coding sequence ATGATTAGATTCGGCATTATCGGGACGAACTGGATTACGGAAACGCTCATTGAGGCGGCGCTGCGCACAGGCAGGGTAACCTTCACGGCCGTGTATTCCAGGACGGAGGAGAAGGGACGGGAATTTGCGGACAAGTTCGGCATTCCTCATGTATATACGGATCTGGAGACGTTCGGGGAGAGTGCGGAGTTCGATGCGGTGTATATCGCGAGCCCGAATTCCCTGCATGCGAAGTATGCGGTTCAGCTGATGAACTACGGGAAGCATGTGCTCTGCGAGAAACCGCTCGCTTCCCATGCGCGTGAAGTCCGGGAGATGATCGATGCGGCCAAAAGCAATAACGTGCTCCTGATGGAAGCCGTGAAGTCGACGCTGATGCCGAGCTTCCGTGCGGTCCAGGAGCATCTGCACAAGATCGGGCCGGTCCGGCGGTACACGGCAAGCTATGGACAATACTCGTCGCGCTATGATGCGTATAAGCAGGGAACGGTCCTCAATGCGTTCAAGCCGGAGTTCTCGAACGGTTCGCTGATGGATCTCGGCGTGTACTGCATCTATCCGATGGTCGTCCTGTTCGGCCGGCCGCAGCGGGTGCAGGCGGAAGCGTTCATGCTGGAGTCCGGCGTGGACGGGGAAGGCAGCCTGCTGCTGAAGTACGAGGGCATGGATGCGGTCATTATGCATTCCAAGATTGCCAACTCCTATCTGCCTGCGGAGATTCAGGGGGAGCTGGGGACGATCGTCATCGACCGCATTAACGAGCCGGGCCGCGTGGAGATCCGGTACAAGGACGGCCGGGTGGAGGACCTGACGCAGCCGACCGAGCATCCTTCGATGTACTACGAAGTGTTGGAGTTCGCAGCCCTGCTCGAAGCGGGCGCAACGGAGTCTGCAGTCAATTCGCACGGAAGCTCGCTGGCGGCGATGCAGGTTATGGAAGAGGCGCGGAAGCAGATCGGCCTCGTGTTCCCGGCGGACAGCGAGAGCTGA